TCAATCATCTGGCATAGGTACAGATACTCCAAAAAACTCTTCTGTTTTAGAAATTTCGTCTTTAGATAAAGGGGTTTTGATACCTCGGGTTGATTTAAGCCTTTTAACGGGAGGTAATTTAAATATTTTTGGACTTTCTGGAAGTGATGGCCCTCAATTGGGCATTAAAGTATTTAATACTTCAAATATCTTTCCTTATAATTTAGGGGAGTACATTTGGTATGATAATAAATGGAATTCATTTAATAGTGGTATATTTTCCGCATTGAATGGTCTTACAAAAGTCGGTAATAATGTTGAATTAGGCGGTAGTCTAAATAAAAACTCAACAATTAATCTTGATAAAAACTTTTTAGTAATCGAGAATAATTTAAATTCTAAGGGGCGTTTTCGATTTGGAGGAGCAGACCAACAATCTTTCATCAGAATTGATGATGAAAACAGAGCAGGTCTTAGTATGTACACAGGGCAAGTTGCTTGTTCCTTAGCGACATCTCCTGTTTTTACTTCTTTGGATGCATTTGGTGCAAGATTGCAAATGGGAACAAATGGTGGTTTTCCTATCGATTTATTTACTAATGGTGTGTCGCGTATAACTGTAAAAGAAGATGGTAAAGTTGGGGTAGGGATAACTCCTACAGCCACTCTATCTGTAGGAGGGACAGTAAGTATTAGCGATGTTAAGACAAATATTGGTCCTTATGAAAAACAAAAATTGTTGGTTTTGAACAATTCGAATATAATTGAACAAATTCCAGGAAATACGTTTATTACTAGTCAAGGTGTTCCTACTTTGCTTTTTGGTGCTTTCGATTCGCATAATGAATCAATTCCGACTAATAATACATTTAATAATATACATTTTTATAATGTTGTACATGGGGCTTTAGAAAACAATTCTGTTTTTACAATTCCAGAAACTGGCGTTTATGAAATATCCACGCATATTAATTATTATAAATCAACTGTATCGGCGGGAACATTTTTTATAAATACTCGTTTGGATTTGAGTGTTGACAATGGTCTAACTTGGAATACTATTTCTTTTGACGCAGAAGATGTCGCCAGTCAAAGTAGCCGTTTCTTTAGTCAGATAATAGCGAATTTCAGATCTTATAATAAAGGAGATAAGGTTCGAATTCAGAGTAATTGTAATGCTGGGTTTTCTATTGAAATTATTGGATCAAATCTTAAGGTTATGAAATTTCCTTAAATTTTTTTAATAATAAAATAGAATAGACATTTGCGCTGCGGTTGTTTAAAGAAGTAACCTATTGTACATTTTAAGCAGTGTTTTTTTTTATTTTTATAAATTATCGATATTCCTATCAAAGATTTTTGTGCATTGAACTACAATTGCGTCAATTATCTTTGATAGGATTTTTGTTTGTATCCTTCAAAAGATTTTGTTTAGTGTCTTTCTATTGCAAATAGGCTAAATAGTAAAAAAAATAAAGTTTCTATTTTTTTATTCTTTTTCTGATTTTCTAAAAATTTTGGCCAGTTGCTGCTGTATGATAAATATCAGGTATATGCCAATAATGTGAAATTGGTCATTTGTTCTTTAGAATATTTCAGATAATGTGTGTAGTGCACAGAAATGTAAGGTGTCAATTATAATTTTTCGTCCTTTCTGATTTTTTTTTATTTTTTATTAATGTTGTTCGTATTCTGTAGAAGAATTATGGTGCTATATTGAGCGTTTTTAGGTTGTAAATTTCGAATTAATGGCTTAAGCTGTTAAAGTAGTTTTCAAAAATAAACTTGCCATTATTTATTTTTTCTAAAGTGATACCTTGTTAACTCTTAAAGCATTGCCGGGGTTATAAAGGATTCAGTAAAGTTTTTTATAAAATAGTTTAATGTGACGGTCGATTAAAGCCTGTTGGTATTTTACTGATGGTTCAGCTGACGTGAAGTTCAGAATGCTAAGGGGCTAATGAGTTATTTTTTGGAGTATCTATTATGAATATTTTGCTGTTTGCTATTAGACTATGTTGTGGAATTTTTACTAAAGGATAAAATAAATGATAAGCAGTCATTTGTTAACAGGTAACTGTAAGTATTATAGGTGCTATTGGATTAATAGTTGCAGAGGTTGATTCAAATATAGTATTATAATTCTGATTGGCTCTAATGTTATTTTATATTAAGATCCTGTCTTTTGTTTAGTTGACTGTTGTTATGTAAAGCATCCTTGTGTGTTTGATGGCCGTTGCATAGTTTATTTTATTTTGTTTATAATGTTTTTTGCCTAATATGATGGTTGAAATTGAAGTTTTCGTGATAGATCGAATTGCGAATTACCTTAGAATACTTTTAAATGTTGAGCTGTAAAGTTATTGTGGTCTTTAAAGCTGTTGGTTATCATAATGCTTTGAACGTGTTTAAAAGTCTCTCATAAGTTAAGCTATTTGTTGGCAATCTTTAGTGAGTGGTCTATTTGCACTCCAAAATTATGTAGTAAACTATAAAAAATAGTAGTGGTTTTAAATAAGAAAGGAGGATACTTGTTGCGGTAATATATAAAAGCAGTTTCATGCTATGTGTTAAAAGATTATAAAAAATAATCTTGATGCTGTTTTGTATAGTGGCATAGGTGTAGTTTACGCTGGGTTTTCTTTGATGGAAGAAGTTTTTTTATAGTTAGAATTATTGTTAAGTAGTCTTGTTTTTAGCGCTAAAAGTGTTTTGCAGGACTTCTTACGGGGTTAAATGCATGTTGCTTTGTGTTTCTGGATATAATTTTGCAACTGGTTTTAATTTAAAAAAATGAAAAAAGAATTATTAATGGGATTGTTTTTGGCTTTATGTTATAAAGCGAATTCTCAGGTTGGCGTTGGTACAGTTTTGCCTAATGCGTCCGCTCAGTTAGATGTTGTGTCTTCAGATAAGGGGGTTTTGATACCAAGGGTAGCTTTGCAAAGTTCGAAAGACAATGTGACTATAAAAAATGGAAATCAAAATAGTCTTTTAGTTTTTAATACATCTAACCTATCCGATGTTGTTCCGGGGTATTACTACTGGTATGATAACAGATGGAATAGGATATTGGTTTCTTCTGATGCTATTAGTTTAAGTGGCGGTAATGTTTTTTATAATATTGGCAATATAAATGATCCTAGTAATGATTTTTTTAGCTATGTTGATTCATCGGGAGCGGTTCAGGTAATCGACATCGCCTCTATGGTAAAAGCCAATGAGACCGTAACCACTCTTGTGGGGGATTCCAAGGCAGTGTATACCTACACCAATGAGAAGGGCGATAAGGTTAAGATTGATGTGCCTGGGGATGTTGCGAATAATTTTCAGGAAATCATCAATAACAGCTCAGTGCAGAATATCCTAGACCAGTATATCGTGAATAATGTGGAGGGGAATGTGAGCTATGACGCTGCCAAGAACACCTTCACGTATGTTGATTCATCGGGAGCGGTTCAGGTAATCGACATCGCCTCTATGGTAAAAGCCAATGAGACCGTAACCACTCTTGTGGGGGATTCCAAGGCAGTGATACCTACACCAATGAGAAGGGCGATAAGGTTAAGATCGATGTGCCTGGGGATGTTGCGAATAATTTTCAGGAAATCATCAATAACAGCTCAGTGCAGAATATCTTAAACCAGTATATCGTGAATAATGTGGAGGGGAATGTGAGCTATGACGCTGCCAAGAACACCTTCACGTATGTTGATTCATCGGGAGCGGTTCAGGTAATCGACATCGCCTCTATGGTAAAAGCCAATGAGACCGTAACCACTCTTGTGGGGGATTCCAAGGCAGTGTATACCTACACCAATGAGAAGGGCGACAAGGTTAAGATCGATGTGCCTGGGGATGTTGCGAATAATTTTCAGGAAATCATCAATAACAGCTCAGTGCAGAATATCCTAGACCAGTATATCGTGAATAATGTGGAGGGGAATGTGAGCTATGACGCTGCCAAGAACACCTTCACGTATGTTGATTCATCGGGAGCGGTTCAGGTAATCGACATCGCCTCTATGGTAAAAGCCAATGAGACCGTAACCACTCTTGTGGGGGATTCCAAGGCAGTGTATACCTACACCAATGAGAAGGGCGATAAGGTTAAGATTGATGTGCCTGGGGATGTTGCGAATAATTTTCAGGAAATCATCAATAACAGCTCAGTGCAGAATATCTTAAACCAGTATATCGTGAATAATGTGGAGGGGAATGTGAGCTATGACGCTGACAACAACACCTTCACGTATGTTGATTCATCGGGAGCGGTTCAGGTAATCGACATCGCCTCTATGGTAAAAGCCAATGAGACCGTAACCACTCTTGTGGGGGATTCCAAGGCAGTGTATACCTACACCAATGAGAAGGGCGATAAGGTTAAGATCGATGTGCCTGGGGATGTTGCGAATAATTTTCAGGAAATCATCAATAACAGCTCAGTGCAGAATATCCTAGACCAGTATATCGTGAATAATGTGGAGGGGAATGTGAGCTATGACGCTGCCAAGAACACCTTCACGTATGTTGATTCATCGGGAGCGGTTCAGGTAATCGACATCGCCTCTATGGTAAAAGCCAATGAGACCGTAACCACTCTTGTGGGGGATTCCAAGGCAGTGTATACCTACACCAATGAGAAGGGCGATAAGGTTAAGATTGATGTGCCTGGGGATGTTGCGAATAATTTTCAGGAAATCATCAATAACAGCTCAGTGCAGAATATCCTAGACCAGTATATCGTGAATAATGTGGAGGGGAATGTGAGCTATGACGCTGCCAAGAACACCTTCACGTATGTTGATTCATCGGGAGCGGTTCAGGTAATCGACATCGCCTCTATGGTAAAAGCCAATGAGACCGTAACCACTCTTGTGGGGGATTCCAAGGCAGTGTATACCTACACCAATGAGAAGGGCGACAAGGTTAAGATCGATGTGCCTGGGGATGTTGCGAATAATTTTCAGGAAATCATCAATAACAGCTCAGTGCAGAATATCCTAGACCAGTATATCGTGAATAATGTGGAGGGGAATGTGAGCTATGACGCTGCCAAGAACACCTTCACGTATGTTGATTCATCGGGAGCGGTTCAGGTAATCGACATCGCCTCTATGGTAAAAGCCAATGAGACCGTAACCACTCTTGTGGGGGATTCCAAGGCAGTGTATACCTACACCAATGAGAAGGGCGATAAGGTTAAGATCGATGTGCCTGGGGATGTTGCGAATAATTTTCAGGAAATCATCAATAACAGCTCAGTGCAGAATATCCTAGACCAGTATATCGTGAATAATGTGGAGGGGAATGTGAGCTATGACGCTGCCAAGAACACCTTCACGTATGTTGATTCATCGGGAGCGGTTCAGGTAATCGACATCGCCTCTATGGTAAAAGCCAATGAGACCGTAACCACTCTTGTGGGGGATTCCAAGGCAGTGTATACCTACACCAATGAGAAGGGCGACAAGGTTAAGATCGATGTGCCTGGGGATGTTGCGAATAATTTTCAGGAAATCATCAATAACAGCTCAGTGCAGAATATCCTAGACCAGTATATCGTGAATAATGTGGAGGGGAATGTGAGCTATGACGCTGCCAAGAACACCTTCACGTATGTTGATTCATCGGGAGCGGTTCAGGTAATCGACATCGCCTCTATGGTAAAAGCCAATGAGACCGTAACCACTCTTGTGGGGGATTCCAAGGCAGTGTATACCTACACCAATGAGAAGGGCGATAAGGTTAAGATTGATGTGCCTGGGGATGTTGCGAATAATTTTCAGGAAATCATCAATAACAGCTCAGTGCAGAATATCTTAAACCAGTATATCGTGAATAATGTGGAGGGGAATGTGAGCTATGACGCTGACAACAACACCTTCACGTATGTTGATTCATCGGGAGCGGTTCAGGTAATCGACATCGCCTCTATGGTAAAAGCCAATGAGACCGTAACCACTCTTGTGGGGGATTCCAAGGCAGTGTATACCTACACCAATGAGAAGGGCGATAAGGTTAAGATCGATGTGCCTGGGGATGTTGCGAATAATTTTCAGGAAATCATCAATAACAGCTCAGTGCAGAATATCTTAAACCAGTATATCGTGAATAATGTGGAGGGGAATGTGAGCTATGACGCTGACAACAACACCTTCACGTATGTTGATTCATCGGGAGCGGTTCAGGTAATCGACATCGCCTCTATGGTAAAAGCCAATGAGACCGTAACCACTCTTGTGGGGGATTCCAAGGCAGTGTATACCTACACCAATGAGAAGGGCGATAAGGTTAAGATCGATGTGCCTGGGGATGTTGCGAATAATTTTCAGGAAATCATCAATAACAGCTCAGTGCAGAATATCCTAGACCAGTATATCGTGAATAATGTGGAGGGGAATGTGAGCTATGACGCTGCCAAGAACACCTTCACGTATGTTGATTCATCGGGAGCGGTTCAGGTAATCGACATCGCCTCTATGGTAAAAGCCAATGAGACCGTAACCACTCTTGTGGGGGATTCCAAGGCAGTGTATACCTACACCAATGAGAAGGGCGACAAGGTTAAGATCGATGTGCCTGGGGATGTTGCGAATAATTTTCAGGAAATCATCAATAACAGCTCAGTGCAGAATATCCTAGACCAGTATATCGTGAATAATGTGGAGGGGAATGTGAGCTATGACGCTGCCAAGAACACCTTCACGTATGTTGATTCATCGGGAGCGGTTCAGGTAATCGACATCGCCTCTATGGTAAAAGCCAATGAGACCGTAACCACTCTTGTGGGGGATTCCAAGGCAGTGTATACCTACACCAATGAGAAGGGCGATAAGGTTAAGATTGATGTGCCTGGGGATGTTGCGAATAATTTTCAGGAAATCATCAATAACAGCTCAGTGCAGAATATCCTAGACCAGTATATCGTGAATAATGTGGAGGGGAATGTGAGCTATGACGCTGCCAAGAACACCTTCACGTATGTTGATTCATCGGGAGCGGTTCAGGTAATCGACATCGCCCCTATGGTAAAAGCAAATGAAACGGTTACTACATTACAGTTAGCAGGTAATAAATTAGTATATCGCAATGAAAAAGGGGATAATCCCGATATTGATTTGTCTTCGCTTACAAATACTGCATGGAATATTGCTGGAAATGCTGGAACTTCAGCTGATAGTAATTTCTTGGGTACAACAGATCCAGTGGATTTAGTTTTCCGTACCAATAAAACTGAAAAAATGAGAATTACTTCTACGGGCAACGTAGGTATAGCTAACAGTAATCCAGAATATGCTTTGGATATTATTGGTGATGCTAAGGTTTCCAACAATGTATATTGTGCCTCAGTATTTACAACTTCTGATGTTCGTTTGAAAAAAAATATTAAAAATTTAAATGACGGGTTAAAAACAATTTCCTTACTGCGACCTGTCACTTATATAAAGAAAACTAATATGAATGCAAAAGATTATACAATAAGCGAGAGTGGTTTTATTGCGCAGGAAGTGCGTAAAGTGCTTCCTGATCTTGTTACAGAAATGAACGATCCTGATAAAACATTGATTGTTAATTATAATGCGGTTATTCCAATTTTAACTAAAGCTATTCAGGAACAGCAAGTTCAGATTGAGGCGCAGCAAAAGCAGATTGATATGCTTGTTAAGGCTTTAGAGCATAAAAAATAGATTCTTAGTTTGATACGATGGTTTGGTTGTTAAGCCAAACCATTTATCATCTGTAATTGTTTAATGTTTTTACTATTTTGATATGATATTTTTTATAAAAGATAAAGCACTTCTCGCCATAATTTTTCCTGCGGCTATTTTTGCGCAAACCAGTAATCATGGTGAATTATACATCTCTCCTAATACTGTTATGAGTGTAGTTGAGGAGTTTGACAACAAGGGCAGCGGTGATTTTATAAATGACGGTGATTTGGTTCTTTACAGCCATTATAACAATGATGGCCTGGTTACTTTCACTCCTGAGAGTATTCCTGGTGTTACCAGGCTGCATGGGAAAGATGGCATGCAAAATATTTCAGGAGGGGCACCAATGGATTGGAATAACGTCGAGTTTGATAATCGTTCTTCTCAACCTTTTTTTTCTTTAACCAATCAGGTCAGTATCTACGGCAAGGCTGACTTTTTAAGTGGCGTTGTTAAAAATGAAGGAAGAACCGATATGCTGATTTTTGAAAAAAATGCCAGCCATACCAATACTGGAGACCTTAGCCATGTGGACGGTTATGTTAAGAAAAATGGAAATCAGGCTGGTTTTACATTCCCGGTTGGAAATAAGGGCAATTATGCGTATTTGAGGATTTCTGAGGCCAGTAATCCTTCCAATGCCTATTTTGGCAAATACAATTTTGAGAATTCAAACAATTTGTACCCGCATAAAAAGAATGCCTCCAATATTTATATTGATCAGAAGCAGTATTGGAATGTGGATAAGATCAGCGGTGCTGATGATGTTTTTCTTTCTTTGTTTGTAGATAAAAATACTGCTGATTTAAAAAAAACTTATGAAGACCTGCATATTGTGGGCTGGAACCCCGTTCAAAGTACTTGGGTAGATCTTGGCGGAGAATATAACGATTCAAGAAATGAAGTTACTACAACAGCTAAAGCTTTAAACTTGTATCAGGTCTTTACTTTTGCCATTGTAAGTTCAGTTGCTGAGGATAACGATGTTCTTGCCGATCAGGGGATGTCTCCAAATGGTGATGGCTATAATGATTTTTTTTATATCAAAAATATAGAAAAATATCCTGATAACTCCGTTGAAATTTATAATCGATGGGGAGTCAGGGTTTATGAGAAAAGGGGGTATGATAATAATCCGGCTGCTTCCTTTAATGGCATTTCCCAAGGTGGCGCCACTATTTCAAAGTCGGAAGGGCTGCCTGAAGGAGTATATTTTTATGTTATAACCTATAAGGATCAAAATGGAGTAAAAAAAGAGATAAAAAGCTACTTGTATATCAAAAAATAGTCTGATATCAAAGAGCTACTAAAAAAACTAAATGATGAAAACAAAACTATTTTTAATTTTTCTAATGTGTTTGTCGGCTATGGCTTTTGGACAGCAGGAGCCCCAGTATACCCAGTATATGTATAACACTATGGCTGTAAATCCAGCTTATGCCGGCTCAAGGGGGGCGTTAGATGTTTTTCTTTTACATCGTGCGCAATGGCTTGGCTTTGATGGCGCGCCGGTGACGACAAATTTTAGTATCGATTCGCCTGTCAGTGAAAATATTGGCGTAGGAGTGTCTTTAATGAAAGATAAAATCGGGCCATCTAGTGAAAATGACCTGGCTGCAAATCTTTCTTATGGTTTTTACATTAACGAGATCTATAGGCTGAGCTTTGGCTTAAGGGTAAGCGCAAATGTTTTGGATATTGATTTTTCCAATACGCATGTAAACGATCTAAATGATTATGCATTTGAGACTAATATTGATAACCGCTTCTCTCCCAATATTGGAGCTGGCGTTTATTTGAATTCCGATAATAGCTATATCGGAATTTCCTCTCCTGCTTTTCTAAAATCAGAACATTTTGACAGATATGCAGAACCGAATGCCAGTTCGCATGTTATAAACAAACAGATGCATCTTTATCTCATGGGAGGATATGTTTTTGATTTGAGCGATAATGTAAAATTTAAACCTTCATTCTTATCAAAACTGACCTCTGGAGCGCCTGTACAGGTTGATTTGTCGGCTAATTTTTTAATGAATGATAAAATTTGTGCAGGTTTGGCATATCGTTGGAACGCCGCGCTCAGTGCGCTTGTGGGATTTCAGGCAACTAATAATTGGTTCATCGGCTATTCCTATGATATGGAAACAACAAGACTGGCCAATTATAATTCAGGTTCGCATGAAATCTTTCTTCGATATGAGCTGTTTAATAAATATAACAGGTATGTTGTTTCACCTAGGTTTTTCTAAATCGGCATGTTTTGATGCCTAATAAATATATGTGAGTATGAAAGTTTGTATAAAAGGTCTATATATCTTCTTAAGTTTCTTCTTTATTAATTCTGTTTTAGCCCAAAAGAAGCAAATTGCTATTGCGAACGAAAAATTCCAAGAGTGTTTCTATATAGACGCTATTAAAATTTATGAGCGTCTGGCCGAAAAAGGATATAGAGATGAAATGGTATTGAAGAAGCTCGGGGACTGCTATTATTTCAATTCAGATTATGTAAAATCACATAAGTGGTATAGCCAGCTGTTTGCTATAAACCCGAAACAGGACCCTGAATATATTTACAGATACGCCCAATCGCTGAAATCAGTTGGGAATTATGGCAAAGCAGATAGTTATTTAAGTGATTTTGTAAAAGCCTCCCAGTCGGATGCCAGGGCTGTGCTGCTGGATAAGAATAAAAATTATCTCGAGATAATCAAATCCAATTCTGGCCGTTACCAGATTAATAATTTAGATATTAATTCTGATTTGTCTGATTTTGGGAGTGCTGTTTGGAATTCCAAACTAGTTTTTGCTTCTTCTAGGAATATCGGTGCTAAAACAAAAAAAATCAGCCATTGGGATAATAATCCTTATAATTCGCTATTTTATTCGCTCATAGACAATGAGTCTAAGCTTTCAGAACCGGAATTGTTTAGTTCTAAGGCGATTGCATCGAAGTATAATGAGTCTACGCCTGTTTTTTCTAAAGATGGCAGGACTATGTATTTTACGCGCAATAATGTATCTAAAGTTAAAAAAGATAACAGAGGAAATCCGATTATTATCTTGAAGATATATAAGAGCATAATGGATGGTGAGAACTGGTCTGTCCCTGTAGAACTGCCTTTTAACAGTAATGAATACAATGTTGCGCATCCTGCTTTGAGCCCTGATGGGAAGTATCTCTTTTTTGCTTCTAATATGCCTGGCACGCTTGGCCAGTCTGATTTGTTCTTTGTAGAGCTCAAATCCGATGGCAGCTATAGCGCTCCTAAAAATTTAGGAAGCATAATTAATACTGAAGGGAGGGAAACCTTCCCTTTTATTACAGAGGCAAATGAACTGTATTTTTCCAGTGACGGACATCCCGGACTTGGAGGTTTAGATGTTTTTGTCGCTACCCTTGGCAATAGTGCTGATGTTGTGAATGTTGATAATGTTGATAATGTTGGGGAGCCTTTAAACAGCTCTCATGATGACTTTTGCTTTTTTATAAATTCTTTTACTAAAAAAGGTTTTTTTACATCCAACAGACCTGACGGAAAAGGGCTTGATGATATCTATTCTCTAGTGGAGACCCGAAGGCTCAATGGTTTTATACTCGATAAGGTGCTTATCGATAAAAATAGCGGTCTGCCTATCGCGGGCGTTAAGATATCGGTATCAAACGAACAGTTTGGTTTTGTTTGTGAAACCGTTACTGATTCTTCAGGACGCTTTAGCGTTCCTCTTGATTACAATAAGAAGTACTATATTAAGGCAGAGAAAGAAGAGTACCTTACGGCCGAAAAGCCTATTATGGTCAGCAAATTAGGCAATGAGGATAAAGACTTTGTGCTTCAGACTGAAAAAAGACTCCTCCCGGTAAAGAGCGGTGATGATGTGGCCAGGCTTTTTGATATCGGCATTTTGTACTTTGATTTAAATAACTCGGCCATAACTTCTAAGGCCAGCGTGCAATTAGAGAAGATGCTCGAGCTGCTAAAGGAGTATCCGTCATTAAATATTGAGATTCGCACGCATACCGACAGCAGGGGTTCAGATGCGTATAACATGCAGCTCTCAGAGAGACGGAATAAGTCGATTGCCGGCTGGCTAGCGCAGAGAGGCATAGAGCCGAAGCGTCTCTCAGGTAAGGGCTATGGCGAGTCTATGCTGGTTAACCAATGCGGGGATGGGGTGAAATGCAGCGAGGAGGAGCATCAGCAAAACCGCAGGAGCGAATTTATATTTGTCAGGCCATAAGTTGGCTGCCTGCCTATAATTATAATACAATTTTATGAAAAAATATTTTACAGTTTTTTTATTCTGTATCTCTGCACTTTGTTTTGCGCAAAGCAGTGCTGTAGGCACGCTTACTCCGGAAGCTTCGGCTATTTTTGAGGTAAAGTCTGTCAAAGGGGGGTTTTTGGCCCCCCGCATGACCCAGGCTCAGCGTGATGCAATTACTGCTCCCGCTGCTGGCGTGATGATTTATAATACGGATGTCAACTGCTACGAGTTCTGGAACTCCAGCGAATGGTTTAATACGTG
The Flavobacterium humidisoli DNA segment above includes these coding regions:
- a CDS encoding tail fiber domain-containing protein produces the protein MGDSKAVYTYTNEKGDKVKIDVPGDVANNFQEIINNSSVQNILDQYIVNNVEGNVSYDAAKNTFTYVDSSGAVQVIDIASMVKANETVTTLVGDSKAVYTYTNEKGDKVKIDVPGDVANNFQEIINNSSVQNILDQYIVNNVEGNVSYDAAKNTFTYVDSSGAVQVIDIASMVKANETVTTLVGDSKAVYTYTNEKGDKVKIDVPGDVANNFQEIINNSSVQNILDQYIVNNVEGNVSYDAAKNTFTYVDSSGAVQVIDIASMVKANETVTTLVGDSKAVYTYTNEKGDKVKIDVPGDVANNFQEIINNSSVQNILDQYIVNNVEGNVSYDAAKNTFTYVDSSGAVQVIDIASMVKANETVTTLVGDSKAVYTYTNEKGDKVKIDVPGDVANNFQEIINNSSVQNILNQYIVNNVEGNVSYDADNNTFTYVDSSGAVQVIDIASMVKANETVTTLVGDSKAVYTYTNEKGDKVKIDVPGDVANNFQEIINNSSVQNILNQYIVNNVEGNVSYDADNNTFTYVDSSGAVQVIDIASMVKANETVTTLVGDSKAVYTYTNEKGDKVKIDVPGDVANNFQEIINNSSVQNILDQYIVNNVEGNVSYDAAKNTFTYVDSSGAVQVIDIASMVKANETVTTLVGDSKAVYTYTNEKGDKVKIDVPGDVANNFQEIINNSSVQNILDQYIVNNVEGNVSYDAAKNTFTYVDSSGAVQVIDIASMVKANETVTTLVGDSKAVYTYTNEKGDKVKIDVPGDVANNFQEIINNSSVQNILDQYIVNNVEGNVSYDAAKNTFTYVDSSGAVQVIDIAPMVKANETVTTLQLAGNKLVYRNEKGDNPDIDLSSLTNTAWNIAGNAGTSADSNFLGTTDPVDLVFRTNKTEKMRITSTGNVGIANSNPEYALDIIGDAKVSNNVYCASVFTTSDVRLKKNIKNLNDGLKTISLLRPVTYIKKTNMNAKDYTISESGFIAQEVRKVLPDLVTEMNDPDKTLIVNYNAVIPILTKAIQEQQVQIEAQQKQIDMLVKALEHKK
- a CDS encoding gliding motility-associated C-terminal domain-containing protein yields the protein MIFFIKDKALLAIIFPAAIFAQTSNHGELYISPNTVMSVVEEFDNKGSGDFINDGDLVLYSHYNNDGLVTFTPESIPGVTRLHGKDGMQNISGGAPMDWNNVEFDNRSSQPFFSLTNQVSIYGKADFLSGVVKNEGRTDMLIFEKNASHTNTGDLSHVDGYVKKNGNQAGFTFPVGNKGNYAYLRISEASNPSNAYFGKYNFENSNNLYPHKKNASNIYIDQKQYWNVDKISGADDVFLSLFVDKNTADLKKTYEDLHIVGWNPVQSTWVDLGGEYNDSRNEVTTTAKALNLYQVFTFAIVSSVAEDNDVLADQGMSPNGDGYNDFFYIKNIEKYPDNSVEIYNRWGVRVYEKRGYDNNPAASFNGISQGGATISKSEGLPEGVYFYVITYKDQNGVKKEIKSYLYIKK
- a CDS encoding type IX secretion system membrane protein PorP/SprF is translated as MKTKLFLIFLMCLSAMAFGQQEPQYTQYMYNTMAVNPAYAGSRGALDVFLLHRAQWLGFDGAPVTTNFSIDSPVSENIGVGVSLMKDKIGPSSENDLAANLSYGFYINEIYRLSFGLRVSANVLDIDFSNTHVNDLNDYAFETNIDNRFSPNIGAGVYLNSDNSYIGISSPAFLKSEHFDRYAEPNASSHVINKQMHLYLMGGYVFDLSDNVKFKPSFLSKLTSGAPVQVDLSANFLMNDKICAGLAYRWNAALSALVGFQATNNWFIGYSYDMETTRLANYNSGSHEIFLRYELFNKYNRYVVSPRFF
- a CDS encoding OmpA family protein produces the protein MKVCIKGLYIFLSFFFINSVLAQKKQIAIANEKFQECFYIDAIKIYERLAEKGYRDEMVLKKLGDCYYFNSDYVKSHKWYSQLFAINPKQDPEYIYRYAQSLKSVGNYGKADSYLSDFVKASQSDARAVLLDKNKNYLEIIKSNSGRYQINNLDINSDLSDFGSAVWNSKLVFASSRNIGAKTKKISHWDNNPYNSLFYSLIDNESKLSEPELFSSKAIASKYNESTPVFSKDGRTMYFTRNNVSKVKKDNRGNPIIILKIYKSIMDGENWSVPVELPFNSNEYNVAHPALSPDGKYLFFASNMPGTLGQSDLFFVELKSDGSYSAPKNLGSIINTEGRETFPFITEANELYFSSDGHPGLGGLDVFVATLGNSADVVNVDNVDNVGEPLNSSHDDFCFFINSFTKKGFFTSNRPDGKGLDDIYSLVETRRLNGFILDKVLIDKNSGLPIAGVKISVSNEQFGFVCETVTDSSGRFSVPLDYNKKYYIKAEKEEYLTAEKPIMVSKLGNEDKDFVLQTEKRLLPVKSGDDVARLFDIGILYFDLNNSAITSKASVQLEKMLELLKEYPSLNIEIRTHTDSRGSDAYNMQLSERRNKSIAGWLAQRGIEPKRLSGKGYGESMLVNQCGDGVKCSEEEHQQNRRSEFIFVRP